GGATACTCTGCAGCGCCCCACATCAGGCCTTTTCGGGCCGTCCAGCGACTTCCCGGATGATGGTATTCCGCCCAGGGCTGGGGGGTGGAGGGGACAACATGCTGGTTATTCGCTCCCACTAAAGCAAATGTTTCAGTGTTAAGTTCATGCCACTTCATTTTATCACCGGCAATCTTTACCGATCCAGTTCCCTGAATACCGATAGCCTTAAGCATTTTAGATCCCATGACTCCGCCGTGACCACCAGCTGAGTGGCTGGATCCGGTTCGGATTACCGAGAGGTTCACCTGATTTTCACCAGCCTGTCCGATAGCAGCTACCTGAGAATCTTTTCCCATAAGAGCAGTTACTTCTTTTATTGTATCGAATGTGCCGTGTCCCCAGAGGAGTGACGCATCTTCCAGTGTTACATCCTGGTCAGAAATCCTGAGCCAAACCGGTTTTTCTGATTTTCCCTGAACAATGATCGCATCATATCCGGCATATTTCATTTCTACAGCAAAATGACCACCCATATGGCTGTCACTGACGCCGTGAAAAGGGTTCGATGCTTGCAGACTGGTAATATTAGTCCGTCCGCTGGACATTGCACCGGTACCCGTCAGGGGGCCGACACCGAAAATGATTCTGTTCTCTTCGGCAAAAGGATGAGTTCTGGCAGGGACTTCGTCCCACATAACTCTATAACCGATTCCCATACCGCCGACGTAATAAGTGTATTTTTCCGTGGATTCACGGGTGATTGATCCTGTACTCAGGTCTACACGAAGGATAGTTCCTGACCATCCGCCTTTAATTGCCATATATTCCTCCTACCTATGCCTGAAAGTGTTCTTTGTATTTCTGAAGTGCATCTGCCCAGGTCACATATGAAAGAGCTCCGGTAGGGCAGGCCTTTACACAGGCTGTATAGCCATGGCAAAGTATACATTTTGTAGATTTATTGGTTTCCGGGTCCAGTGTGGGGATTCCCCAGGGACAGGCGCGGGTACAGGTCCCGCATCCGACGCACTTTTCAGGATCCACTTCCCGGGCTCCGCTTGCTTCCTGCTGAAATATGGCACCCTGAGGACAGGCTAGTGCACAGGCAGGGTGTTCACACTGACGACAGGTATCGGCAGTCATTGTGAAATTTCCCATTTCTCCATCACCGTTAGCCCAGTCGCCACGGACACCGTTAGAACCATAGGCCAGATTCTGGCTTACTTTGATTCTTGCGGTTACCTGACTTGCTTTACCATCGTTGCCGACAGAACAAGTCGATTCACATATAAGACAGCCGGTACAGCGGGCTGATTCGTGAATGATCATACCATCTGCAGTTTCCCATACTTTGATATCTTTGGATTTACAACCCGGCAATAAAAAGGAT
This region of Oceanispirochaeta sp. genomic DNA includes:
- a CDS encoding 4Fe-4S dicluster domain-containing protein — its product is MSVKEKTILETTITRRDFLKFTGLGTIGVAAASFLLPGCKSKDIKVWETADGMIIHESARCTGCLICESTCSVGNDGKASQVTARIKVSQNLAYGSNGVRGDWANGDGEMGNFTMTADTCRQCEHPACALACPQGAIFQQEASGAREVDPEKCVGCGTCTRACPWGIPTLDPETNKSTKCILCHGYTACVKACPTGALSYVTWADALQKYKEHFQA